One Panicum virgatum strain AP13 chromosome 9K, P.virgatum_v5, whole genome shotgun sequence genomic region harbors:
- the LOC120650445 gene encoding uncharacterized protein LOC120650445, with translation MYVTRPLSLYLAEPKAAAEPPPEGPGSGILVVLDEAAEQASTLCWGLCLDREVRRLPFPQSRQLALRENNSSSHLETCAKFVDLLSEVVGLCIGSDSGGPPGGGSVRALPDYVVMVPVVGQPLSSGRYYVVQAEGKHTGKVAACSREEDKTACCFGSCVNDVKPRALDLGDVYQQVEVQQLPSGDKGFKAVAVAADGIPPHYLRKKGWKVNTMASSKRAYDLAGDAQGVDSALRRRMPDLDDPGVVVVGRWYVPFMFVKADGDRSLKDQFRRCMFYKMTMEQSWEQIYGREAEGIQHPPAEVAVTATVRRSTALLGGAASWAVKEGGPQVEGGTVWFRPAAAGATVGLDMVLWERMWWELGRGGWVGPANGGANDERIERVERRRDGQGRWHKFACYLLVERFLLRRMDGSLALTCEFRHTDKIRAKWV, from the exons ATGTATGTGACCAGGCCACTGTCGCTGTACCTGGCCGAACCCAAGGCCGcggcggagccgccgccggaagGCCCGGGCTCCGGCATCCTGGTCGTGCTggacgaggcggcggagcaAGCCAGCACGCTCTGCTGGGGCCTGTGCCTGGACAGGGAGGTGCGCCGCCTCCCCTTCCCGCAGAGCCGGCAGCTCGCGCTGCGGGAAAACAATTCCTCCTCGCATTTGGAGACGTGCGCCAAGTTTGTGGATCTTCTCTCGGAGGTAGTAGGTTTATGCATCGGCTCCGACTCCGGCGggccgcccggcggcggcagcgtgagGGCGCTCCCCGACTACGTCGTCATGGTGCCCGTCGTCGGCCAGCCGCTGTCGTCCGGCCGCTACTACGTCGTCCAGGCCGAGGGCAAACACACAGG GAAGGTGGCGGCGTGTTCCAGGGAGGAGGACAAGACGGCGTGCTGCTTCGGCTCCTGCGTCAACGACGTCAAGCCGAGGGCCTTGGACCTCGGCGACGTCTACCAGCAGGTGGAGGTGCAGCAGCTCCCGTCCGGGGACAAGGGCTTCAAGGCGGTGGCGGTCGCCGCGGACGGCATCCCGCCGCACTACCTACGGAAGAAGGGCTGGAAGGTGAACACCATGGCGTCCTCGAAGCGCGCCtacgacctcgccggcgacgcgcaaGGGGTGGactccgccctccgccgccggatgCCGGACCTCGACGAccccggcgtcgtcgtcgtcggcagaTGGTACGTCCCGTTCATGTTCGTCAAGGCCGACGGGGACCGCAGCCTCAAGGACCAGTTCCGCCGGTGCATGTTCTACAAGATGACCATGGAGCAGAGCTGGGAGCAGATATACGGCCGCGAGGCCGAGGGCATCCAGCATCCGCCGGCGGAGGTCGCGGTGACCGCGACGGTGCGCCGGTCGACGGCGCTGCTGGGCGGCGCCGCCAGCTGGGCGGTGAAAGAGGGCGGGCCCCAGGTGGAGGGCGGGACGGTGTGGTtccgaccggcggcggcgggcgccacTGTGGGGCTGGACATGGTGCTGTGGGAGAGGATGTGGTGGGAGCTGGGCCGGGGAGGGTGGGTCGGGCCCGCCAATGGCGGCGCCAACGACGAGAGGATCGAGAGGGTGGAGAGGCGTCGTGACGGGCAGGGGCGGTGGCACAAGTTTGCATGCTATTTGCTGGTGGAGAGGTTCCTTCTCAGGAGGATGGATGGCAGCCTGGCACTCACCTGTGAGTTCAGGCACACTGACAAGATTAGAGCCAAGTGGGTGTGA